One Fibrobacter sp. UWB2 DNA window includes the following coding sequences:
- a CDS encoding LTA synthase family protein, translating to MAFLLQTIMLVLFYALPDPLGLSMSEMFAGKTIWQIFMAYGAILVMSSIFTFLKSPRALAVFYVIYFFFAIADYEVFRFNHQRLSYSFIRTYFHVSNITDATTVSTLGGDGIGTFLWIGLVFLILAGGIAFCVTYSVRQRRMTMAQVAIAQKPNKRIAVTMLSSGAVLSVIPLILFIAGVRGVTNFPFQIDWRFTLGKWTLTAPVLHIAGLESFEFFRDGYSITDELVRDLDAFLPADFAGARPDAEFPGYRNAPQHEYKATRPYNIVFIFGESYKGRVLNQMLDGDTTIAPNLWKMANVGGLWFKNAYSGSYPTVRGTTSTYLGFPSHPNRDVPAFYASNHFKGFQEYLTNYHRAYMTVSNPVFDHTLPFVEKFYGNNWRVIEDPKIPGTSDSLGMDLAIEMLKTMPTDSAWFLAANTIATHIPFYGYPDSYASKPEDAMVRFKNALRYTDEQMGRFFEALYARPDFDRTVVVILGDHDTPVDSIDYKVPQPLGVAAAQIFMGIFSADTNLFKGLEIREDVASQLDIGPTILDLAQVRAPNHFWGYDLLTEKRSAEQPALFYTQNAYYLGFRDSVLTGGLESDEVYKGKNGNFEHVSDSLSLYWKSRAVGASKLLRSLLRNDNMLPH from the coding sequence GTGGCGTTTTTGCTGCAAACGATTATGCTCGTCCTGTTCTACGCTTTGCCGGATCCGCTAGGGCTTTCGATGTCCGAGATGTTTGCGGGCAAGACGATTTGGCAGATTTTCATGGCGTACGGCGCAATTCTCGTGATGTCTTCGATTTTCACGTTCCTGAAGAGTCCGCGGGCGCTTGCCGTATTTTATGTCATTTACTTTTTCTTTGCAATCGCTGATTACGAGGTTTTCCGCTTTAACCACCAGCGCCTTTCGTATTCGTTTATTCGCACCTATTTCCATGTTTCGAACATTACGGATGCAACGACGGTTTCCACGCTTGGAGGCGATGGTATAGGGACGTTCCTTTGGATTGGTCTAGTGTTCTTGATTTTAGCTGGTGGTATCGCGTTTTGTGTGACGTATTCCGTGCGTCAAAGACGCATGACGATGGCTCAAGTCGCAATTGCGCAAAAGCCGAACAAGAGAATTGCTGTCACGATGCTTTCGTCTGGTGCGGTACTTTCTGTGATTCCTTTGATTTTGTTTATCGCTGGTGTGCGTGGTGTAACGAATTTCCCATTTCAAATCGATTGGCGCTTTACGCTTGGAAAATGGACTTTGACAGCTCCTGTGTTGCACATTGCTGGGCTTGAATCCTTTGAGTTTTTCCGCGATGGCTATTCCATTACGGATGAACTTGTCCGTGATCTCGATGCATTTTTGCCGGCGGATTTCGCAGGGGCTCGCCCAGATGCGGAATTTCCTGGCTACCGCAATGCTCCGCAACATGAATACAAGGCGACAAGGCCGTATAACATCGTCTTTATTTTTGGAGAATCTTACAAGGGTCGCGTGCTGAACCAGATGCTGGATGGCGATACAACGATTGCTCCGAACTTGTGGAAAATGGCAAATGTAGGCGGTCTCTGGTTTAAGAATGCGTATAGCGGTAGCTACCCGACTGTTCGCGGGACAACTTCGACTTATCTCGGGTTCCCTTCACACCCGAATCGCGATGTGCCTGCGTTCTATGCTTCGAACCATTTCAAAGGTTTCCAGGAATATCTGACAAATTACCATCGCGCTTACATGACGGTTTCGAATCCGGTGTTTGACCATACTTTGCCCTTTGTGGAAAAGTTCTATGGCAACAACTGGCGTGTGATTGAAGACCCGAAAATTCCGGGAACTTCAGACAGCTTAGGCATGGATTTGGCGATTGAAATGCTCAAGACGATGCCAACGGATAGCGCTTGGTTCTTGGCGGCGAATACGATTGCAACCCACATTCCGTTCTACGGTTACCCGGATAGTTACGCCTCGAAGCCCGAAGACGCGATGGTGCGTTTCAAGAATGCATTACGTTATACGGACGAGCAAATGGGTCGATTCTTTGAAGCTCTTTATGCACGCCCTGATTTTGACCGCACGGTTGTCGTGATTCTTGGCGACCACGATACGCCTGTCGATTCCATAGATTACAAGGTTCCGCAGCCGCTTGGCGTTGCCGCCGCCCAAATTTTCATGGGAATTTTCTCGGCCGATACGAACCTGTTTAAAGGTCTTGAAATTCGTGAAGATGTGGCATCGCAGCTCGATATTGGCCCCACGATTCTTGATTTGGCGCAGGTCCGCGCTCCAAACCATTTTTGGGGTTATGACTTGCTGACCGAAAAACGCTCAGCAGAGCAGCCTGCACTATTCTACACGCAGAACGCTTACTATCTCGGGTTCCGCGATTCCGTGCTCACGGGTGGCCTCGAATCCGATGAAGTCTATAAAGGCAAAAACGGCAATTTCGAACATGTTTCGGACTCCTTGTCGCTTTATTGGAAATCGCGTGCCGTTGGAGCTAGCAAGTTACTGCGTTCGCTTCTGCGCAACGACAACATGTTGCCCCACTAG
- a CDS encoding DUF2059 domain-containing protein, giving the protein MFKSFIRKAILVATLSLISSNVFAQDAAYKKEFNRAMELTHPEETMKQMIAPQYQKFGEMGLLKLDDVDAVVEECIKVIMPKYKEVMLKLYAENYTLNEVKEMNAYLATPVGQKGIKLAPKFGIAGMQAVQEPEIAKKIEDILKKHIQIKE; this is encoded by the coding sequence ATGTTTAAAAGCTTTATAAGAAAAGCAATTTTAGTTGCGACCCTATCTCTTATATCTAGCAACGTTTTTGCGCAGGATGCAGCGTACAAGAAAGAATTCAATAGAGCCATGGAACTTACTCATCCCGAAGAAACCATGAAACAAATGATAGCCCCTCAATACCAAAAGTTCGGGGAAATGGGATTGTTAAAGTTGGACGATGTCGATGCGGTCGTTGAAGAATGCATCAAAGTTATAATGCCCAAGTATAAAGAGGTTATGCTCAAGCTTTATGCCGAAAACTACACCCTTAATGAAGTCAAAGAAATGAACGCCTATCTAGCCACTCCCGTTGGACAGAAAGGGATTAAGCTAGCCCCTAAATTTGGAATCGCCGGCATGCAAGCCGTACAGGAACCGGAAATTGCAAAAAAAATTGAAGACATTCTTAAAAAGCACATCCAGATTAAGGAATAA
- a CDS encoding DNA gyrase/topoisomerase IV subunit A → MNQETPDTTLGLSNVNHLERLYDGWFLDYASYVILDRAVPYFEDGLKPVQRRILHSMFENHDGRYQKVATIVGRTMAYHPHGDASIGDALVGLGQKNLLIDTQGNWGNPYTGDRAAAPRYIEGRLTPFAVDVVFNPETTEWIPSYDGRSEEPVTLPVKFPLLLAQGVDGIAVGLSTSILPHNFRELCEASIACLRGKKFTLYPDFFTGGIIDVSDYNDGQRGGKVKVRAKIEKVDNKTLAIREIPYGTTTVSLIESIVKANDKGKIKIKHVDDNTSQGVEILVHLQPGTDPQVAIDALYAFTDCEKSLSPCTCVIIDKHPKFVGVSDILKLNTEHTVKLLEWELANELKHLEDKWHMTTLEKIFIEKEVYEVIKKAKDREQIIRLVREGLTPYLKRLHRQTVTDEEIGKLIEIPIRRISHYDREKADQLLQELEENIAKCKYNQEHIIDYAVNHFKNILKKYGEGKERRTQIAEFGKVNAVHVALANQKLYVNRKEGFVGTGMKKEEYLFDVSEYDDLIVFKADGSFKVVKVSDKDFVGKDIILVEKFNKDDERHIYNVIHQDGKDGYAYIKRFNVGGVTRDKDYYMGKNKPGSKILYMSSNMNGEAEVVEVILKPRPRIKLNFEVDFSEVEVKGRGAIGNIVSKYPVKTVKRLRKGVSTLGARVLYFDAPSGIVSTQKKGDCLGEFGENDKLLIIKQDGSARVHTMADPILVGSNIKYLHKYDPTQVFTVLYFEGSNFNYMVKRFNLEGCPMTTEFSVVSDHKDTKLIELFATDDARELMEYQVGREVQKEELDLTEIAEVKGYKALGSKFTAKKIKRVSRISPADPFSDGSGESEGSNEDPSLF, encoded by the coding sequence ATGAATCAAGAAACACCCGATACTACTCTAGGTTTATCTAACGTCAATCACCTAGAACGACTTTACGATGGTTGGTTCCTCGATTACGCCAGCTATGTGATTTTGGACCGTGCGGTCCCGTATTTTGAAGATGGCCTGAAGCCTGTTCAGCGCCGTATTTTGCATTCCATGTTCGAAAACCACGACGGACGCTACCAGAAGGTGGCAACAATCGTCGGTCGAACAATGGCCTACCACCCGCATGGTGACGCCTCCATCGGCGATGCTCTTGTGGGCCTCGGCCAGAAAAATTTGCTCATCGACACCCAGGGTAACTGGGGCAACCCCTACACGGGCGACCGCGCTGCAGCACCCCGTTATATCGAAGGCCGCCTCACGCCGTTCGCTGTCGATGTCGTGTTCAACCCCGAAACGACGGAATGGATCCCGAGTTACGATGGCCGTAGCGAAGAACCGGTCACGCTCCCGGTCAAGTTCCCGCTGCTTTTGGCTCAGGGCGTCGATGGTATCGCCGTCGGTCTCTCGACTTCCATCCTCCCCCACAACTTCCGCGAGCTCTGCGAGGCAAGCATCGCCTGCCTGCGCGGCAAGAAGTTTACGCTTTACCCGGACTTTTTCACGGGCGGCATCATCGACGTGTCGGACTACAACGACGGTCAACGCGGGGGCAAGGTCAAGGTCCGCGCGAAGATTGAAAAGGTCGATAACAAGACGCTCGCCATCCGCGAAATCCCGTACGGCACCACGACCGTGAGCTTGATCGAAAGCATTGTCAAGGCAAACGACAAGGGCAAAATCAAGATCAAGCACGTGGACGACAACACGAGCCAGGGCGTTGAAATTCTCGTGCACTTGCAGCCGGGGACGGACCCGCAAGTCGCCATCGATGCACTCTACGCCTTTACGGACTGCGAAAAGTCGCTCTCTCCGTGCACTTGCGTCATTATCGACAAGCACCCGAAATTTGTCGGTGTTTCTGACATCTTGAAGCTCAACACGGAACACACCGTGAAGCTTTTGGAATGGGAACTCGCCAACGAGCTCAAGCACCTCGAAGACAAGTGGCACATGACCACGCTCGAAAAAATCTTTATCGAGAAAGAAGTCTACGAGGTCATCAAGAAAGCAAAGGACCGTGAACAAATTATCCGCCTCGTTCGCGAAGGCCTCACGCCGTACCTCAAGCGTCTGCATCGTCAGACCGTTACGGACGAGGAAATCGGCAAGCTCATTGAAATTCCGATCCGCCGTATAAGCCATTACGACCGCGAAAAGGCCGACCAGCTTTTGCAGGAACTCGAAGAAAACATTGCAAAGTGCAAGTACAACCAGGAACACATTATCGATTACGCCGTAAACCACTTCAAGAACATCTTGAAGAAGTACGGCGAAGGCAAGGAACGCCGCACGCAGATTGCCGAATTCGGTAAGGTGAACGCCGTACACGTGGCACTTGCAAACCAGAAGCTTTACGTGAACCGCAAGGAAGGTTTCGTGGGCACGGGCATGAAGAAGGAAGAATACCTCTTCGACGTGTCGGAATACGATGACTTGATCGTATTCAAGGCCGACGGCAGCTTCAAGGTCGTGAAGGTCAGCGACAAGGACTTTGTCGGTAAGGATATCATTCTCGTCGAAAAGTTCAACAAGGACGACGAACGCCATATCTATAACGTCATCCACCAGGATGGCAAGGACGGCTACGCTTACATCAAGCGTTTCAACGTCGGCGGCGTGACTCGCGACAAGGATTACTACATGGGAAAGAACAAGCCCGGTAGCAAAATCCTTTACATGTCGAGCAACATGAACGGCGAAGCCGAAGTGGTCGAAGTCATCTTGAAGCCGCGTCCGCGCATCAAGCTGAACTTTGAAGTGGACTTTAGCGAAGTCGAAGTCAAGGGCCGTGGAGCCATTGGCAATATCGTTTCGAAGTACCCGGTCAAGACAGTCAAGAGACTCCGCAAGGGCGTTTCGACACTTGGCGCAAGAGTGCTTTACTTCGATGCTCCGAGCGGTATCGTCTCGACGCAGAAGAAGGGCGATTGCCTCGGTGAATTTGGTGAAAACGACAAGTTGCTCATCATCAAGCAAGATGGTAGCGCTCGTGTCCACACTATGGCAGACCCGATTCTCGTCGGTTCGAACATCAAGTACCTGCACAAGTACGACCCCACACAGGTCTTTACGGTGCTCTACTTCGAAGGCTCGAATTTCAACTACATGGTCAAACGCTTCAACCTTGAAGGCTGCCCCATGACGACGGAATTCAGCGTTGTTTCCGACCACAAGGACACGAAGCTCATCGAGCTCTTTGCAACTGATGACGCACGCGAACTGATGGAATACCAGGTCGGTCGCGAAGTCCAGAAGGAAGAACTCGACTTGACGGAAATTGCGGAAGTCAAGGGCTACAAGGCTCTCGGCAGCAAGTTCACCGCCAAGAAGATCAAGCGCGTGAGCCGCATTTCGCCGGCAGATCCGTTTAGCGACGGAAGCGGTGAAAGCGAAGGTTCTAAC